A single genomic interval of Gossypium raimondii isolate GPD5lz chromosome 11, ASM2569854v1, whole genome shotgun sequence harbors:
- the LOC105803317 gene encoding uncharacterized protein LOC105803317 isoform X1, protein MGGETIIPPTSTSEEEYSVDQDFPLPSLTSLNPTLLRDYLRMKAEDGKNESDRLFLEEFDKMGPQSSSPDFEAYHKRRQKVYKEVLQSYDQLRVRSKSLNEAKYKVLSYFPGTWIENVGGKKLSDYDVPKTTSLLLIGPKGCGKSSLVNKISRVLEDDNFAPERAQISYNPSVGDGTYYLQGYMIPRGSASFCLYDSRGLADGTSENINMIQNWMNNGVRHGEPVIRKSDDSSLRRKMKFKPRELDWKFCRPQMVNFVIFVVDAVSVLKSIEGDGVEDLLCLQMISEVFKQPCLSFKDDKPVVVITHGDLLSIADRVRARVYLGELLGIPPAKQIFDIPENHDPVTELTIVDMLRYSLEHADRNLPYKNWVMENVRKVPLFSWLCVLAMLLGIASGMACMRYLHMRHPRESELNIVWHTIRHIW, encoded by the exons ATGGGTGGTGAGACGATCATACCTCCTACCTCCACTTCTG AGGAAGAATACTCAGTAGACCAAGATTTCCCACTTCCATCATTGACTTCCCTAAACCCCACTTTGCTTAG GGATTACTTGAGAATGAAGGCTGAAGATGGAAAAAATGAAAGCGATAGGTTGTTTTTAGAAGAATTTGATAAGATGGGTCCTCAGTCATCTTCTCCGGACTTTGAAGCTTATCACAAGAGGAGACAGAAGGTTTACAAAGAGGTTTTGCAGAGTTATGATCAATTGCGGGTTCGAAGTAAGAGTCTAAACGAGGCAAAGTACAAGGTTTTGAG TTATTTCCCAGGAACATGGATTGAGAATGTTGGTGGCAAGAAACTGAGTGATTACGATGTTCCAAAAACAACATCACTCCTTTTGATTGGTCCAAAAGGGTGTGGAAAAAGTAGTCTTGTCAATAAAATTTCCAGGGTGTTGGAGGATGACAATTTTGCACCAGAACGTGCTCAAATATCAT ATAATCCATCTGTTGGAGATGGGACCTACTATCTTCAAGGATACATGATCCCAAGAGGTTCAGCTTCATTCTGTCTTTATGATTCCAGGGGCTTGGCCGATGGCACCTCTGAAAACATTAATATGATTCAAAATTGGATGAATAATGGTGTTCGTCATGGGGAACCTGTTATCAG GAAATCTGATGATTCCAGTTTAaggagaaaaatgaaatttaaaccaCGAGAGCTAGATTGGAAGTTCTGCAGGCCCCAGATggttaattttgtcatttttgttGTTGATGCGGTTTCTGTTTTGAAATCCATTGAGGGTGATGGCGTGGAAGACTTACTCTGCTTGCAGATGATCAGCGAGGTTTTCAAGCAACCGTGCTTATCATTTAAAG atGATAAACCTGTTGTCGTTATCACACATGGAGATTTACTTTCAATTGCTGACCGTGTTCGTGCCCGTGTTTATTTGGGAGAGCTGCTTGGTATTCCACCTGCAAAACAAATTTTTGATATTCCAG AAAACCATGATCCAGTAACAGAGTTGACAATTGTTGATATGCTGCGCTACTCACTTGAGCACGCAGATCGAAATCTTCCGTACAAGAACTGGGTAATGGAAAAT GTTCGCAAAGTCCCTCTATTTTCATGGTTATGTGTGCTAGCAATGCTGCTGGGTATTGCCTCAGGAATGGCTTGCATGCGATATTTGCATATGAGGCATCCTCGGGAATCAGAACTTAACATAGTTTGGCATACAATCCGGCATATATggtaa
- the LOC105803317 gene encoding uncharacterized protein LOC105803317 isoform X2, with product MGGETIIPPTSTSEEEYSVDQDFPLPSLTSLNPTLLRDYLRMKAEDGKNESDRLFLEEFDKMGPQSSSPDFEAYHKRRQKVYKEVLQSYDQLRVRSKSLNEAKYKVLSYFPGTWIENVGGKKLSDYDVPKTTSLLLIGPKGCGKSSLVNKISRVLEDDNFAPERAQISYNPSVGDGTYYLQGYMIPRGSASFCLYDSRGLADGTSENINMIQNWMNNGVRHGEPVISLRRKMKFKPRELDWKFCRPQMVNFVIFVVDAVSVLKSIEGDGVEDLLCLQMISEVFKQPCLSFKDDKPVVVITHGDLLSIADRVRARVYLGELLGIPPAKQIFDIPENHDPVTELTIVDMLRYSLEHADRNLPYKNWVMENVRKVPLFSWLCVLAMLLGIASGMACMRYLHMRHPRESELNIVWHTIRHIW from the exons ATGGGTGGTGAGACGATCATACCTCCTACCTCCACTTCTG AGGAAGAATACTCAGTAGACCAAGATTTCCCACTTCCATCATTGACTTCCCTAAACCCCACTTTGCTTAG GGATTACTTGAGAATGAAGGCTGAAGATGGAAAAAATGAAAGCGATAGGTTGTTTTTAGAAGAATTTGATAAGATGGGTCCTCAGTCATCTTCTCCGGACTTTGAAGCTTATCACAAGAGGAGACAGAAGGTTTACAAAGAGGTTTTGCAGAGTTATGATCAATTGCGGGTTCGAAGTAAGAGTCTAAACGAGGCAAAGTACAAGGTTTTGAG TTATTTCCCAGGAACATGGATTGAGAATGTTGGTGGCAAGAAACTGAGTGATTACGATGTTCCAAAAACAACATCACTCCTTTTGATTGGTCCAAAAGGGTGTGGAAAAAGTAGTCTTGTCAATAAAATTTCCAGGGTGTTGGAGGATGACAATTTTGCACCAGAACGTGCTCAAATATCAT ATAATCCATCTGTTGGAGATGGGACCTACTATCTTCAAGGATACATGATCCCAAGAGGTTCAGCTTCATTCTGTCTTTATGATTCCAGGGGCTTGGCCGATGGCACCTCTGAAAACATTAATATGATTCAAAATTGGATGAATAATGGTGTTCGTCATGGGGAACCTGTTATCAG TTTAaggagaaaaatgaaatttaaaccaCGAGAGCTAGATTGGAAGTTCTGCAGGCCCCAGATggttaattttgtcatttttgttGTTGATGCGGTTTCTGTTTTGAAATCCATTGAGGGTGATGGCGTGGAAGACTTACTCTGCTTGCAGATGATCAGCGAGGTTTTCAAGCAACCGTGCTTATCATTTAAAG atGATAAACCTGTTGTCGTTATCACACATGGAGATTTACTTTCAATTGCTGACCGTGTTCGTGCCCGTGTTTATTTGGGAGAGCTGCTTGGTATTCCACCTGCAAAACAAATTTTTGATATTCCAG AAAACCATGATCCAGTAACAGAGTTGACAATTGTTGATATGCTGCGCTACTCACTTGAGCACGCAGATCGAAATCTTCCGTACAAGAACTGGGTAATGGAAAAT GTTCGCAAAGTCCCTCTATTTTCATGGTTATGTGTGCTAGCAATGCTGCTGGGTATTGCCTCAGGAATGGCTTGCATGCGATATTTGCATATGAGGCATCCTCGGGAATCAGAACTTAACATAGTTTGGCATACAATCCGGCATATATggtaa
- the LOC105803316 gene encoding cyclin-C1-2 isoform X1: MAANFWTSSHFKQLLDPEEVDVVHQQDKDKGITLEEFKLIKMHMANYIMKLAQNVKVRQRVVATAVTYMRRVYTRRSMSEYDPRLVAPTCLYLASKAEESTVQARLLVFYIKKLSSDEKYRYEIKDILEMEMKILEALNYYLVVFHPYRTLSPLLQDAGMNDMSMTQLSWGLVNDTYKMDLILTHPPYLIALACIYIASVYREKDITTWFEELRVDMNVVKNISMEILDFYENKMIADERISTAFLKLALKP; the protein is encoded by the exons ATGGCGGCCAATTTCTGGACTTCTTCCCACTT TAAACAGCTTTTGGACCCGGAAGAGGTGGATGTGGTTCATCAACAAGATAAAGATAAAGGCATCACGCTTGAAGAATTTAAGCTGATTAAGATGCATATGGCGAACT ATATAATGAAACTGGCTCAAAATGTTAAAGTGAGGCAAAG GGTTGTAGCAACTGCAGTTACATATATGAGACGTGTCTATACCAG AAGGAGCATGAGTGAATACGATCCTCGTCTTGTTGCTCCTACTTGCTTATATTTGGCATCAAAGGCAGAAGAAAGCACGGTGCAGGCTAGACTTCTtgtattttacattaaaaaattat CTTCTGATGAAAAGTATAGATATGAAATCAAAGACATacttgaaatggaaatgaagatcTTAGAAGCACTTAACTATTATTTAGTTGTATTTCATCCTTACCGCACATTGTCTCC GTTGTTGCAGGATGCTGGCATGAATGATATGAGTATGACTCAATTATCTTG GGGACTTGTAAATGACACATACAAGATGGACCTTATTCTTACACATCCGCCATATTTGATTGCCTTAGCTTGCATATACATTGCTAGCGTCTACAGGGAGAAAGATATCACAACTTGGTTTGAAGAACTTCGCGTTGATATGAATGTG GTGAAAAACATCTCCATGGAGATCCTCGACTTCTATGAGAACAAAATGATTGCAGATGAGCGAATAAGTACTGCCTTCCTCAAACTTGCTCTTAAGCCTTAG
- the LOC105803316 gene encoding cyclin-C1-2 isoform X2, with protein MAANFWTSSHFKQLLDPEEVDVVHQQDKDKGITLEEFKLIKMHMANYIMKLAQNVKVRQRRSMSEYDPRLVAPTCLYLASKAEESTVQARLLVFYIKKLSSDEKYRYEIKDILEMEMKILEALNYYLVVFHPYRTLSPLLQDAGMNDMSMTQLSWGLVNDTYKMDLILTHPPYLIALACIYIASVYREKDITTWFEELRVDMNVVKNISMEILDFYENKMIADERISTAFLKLALKP; from the exons ATGGCGGCCAATTTCTGGACTTCTTCCCACTT TAAACAGCTTTTGGACCCGGAAGAGGTGGATGTGGTTCATCAACAAGATAAAGATAAAGGCATCACGCTTGAAGAATTTAAGCTGATTAAGATGCATATGGCGAACT ATATAATGAAACTGGCTCAAAATGTTAAAGTGAGGCAAAG AAGGAGCATGAGTGAATACGATCCTCGTCTTGTTGCTCCTACTTGCTTATATTTGGCATCAAAGGCAGAAGAAAGCACGGTGCAGGCTAGACTTCTtgtattttacattaaaaaattat CTTCTGATGAAAAGTATAGATATGAAATCAAAGACATacttgaaatggaaatgaagatcTTAGAAGCACTTAACTATTATTTAGTTGTATTTCATCCTTACCGCACATTGTCTCC GTTGTTGCAGGATGCTGGCATGAATGATATGAGTATGACTCAATTATCTTG GGGACTTGTAAATGACACATACAAGATGGACCTTATTCTTACACATCCGCCATATTTGATTGCCTTAGCTTGCATATACATTGCTAGCGTCTACAGGGAGAAAGATATCACAACTTGGTTTGAAGAACTTCGCGTTGATATGAATGTG GTGAAAAACATCTCCATGGAGATCCTCGACTTCTATGAGAACAAAATGATTGCAGATGAGCGAATAAGTACTGCCTTCCTCAAACTTGCTCTTAAGCCTTAG
- the LOC105803316 gene encoding cyclin-C1-2 isoform X3 codes for MRRVYTRRSMSEYDPRLVAPTCLYLASKAEESTVQARLLVFYIKKLSSDEKYRYEIKDILEMEMKILEALNYYLVVFHPYRTLSPLLQDAGMNDMSMTQLSWGLVNDTYKMDLILTHPPYLIALACIYIASVYREKDITTWFEELRVDMNVVKNISMEILDFYENKMIADERISTAFLKLALKP; via the exons ATGAGACGTGTCTATACCAG AAGGAGCATGAGTGAATACGATCCTCGTCTTGTTGCTCCTACTTGCTTATATTTGGCATCAAAGGCAGAAGAAAGCACGGTGCAGGCTAGACTTCTtgtattttacattaaaaaattat CTTCTGATGAAAAGTATAGATATGAAATCAAAGACATacttgaaatggaaatgaagatcTTAGAAGCACTTAACTATTATTTAGTTGTATTTCATCCTTACCGCACATTGTCTCC GTTGTTGCAGGATGCTGGCATGAATGATATGAGTATGACTCAATTATCTTG GGGACTTGTAAATGACACATACAAGATGGACCTTATTCTTACACATCCGCCATATTTGATTGCCTTAGCTTGCATATACATTGCTAGCGTCTACAGGGAGAAAGATATCACAACTTGGTTTGAAGAACTTCGCGTTGATATGAATGTG GTGAAAAACATCTCCATGGAGATCCTCGACTTCTATGAGAACAAAATGATTGCAGATGAGCGAATAAGTACTGCCTTCCTCAAACTTGCTCTTAAGCCTTAG